Proteins encoded together in one Orrella marina window:
- a CDS encoding cation:proton antiporter subunit C: MNLLGLYNYWIYIFLLVVGLYAVFVKGNYVKRMIGLGIFQSAVFLLFISMDKVEGGTGPIFRGVPTEGQLFANPLPQVLILTAIVVGIAVTSLGLAIAIRIREEYGSVEEADTRRMDDQS; the protein is encoded by the coding sequence ATGAATCTGCTCGGTCTCTATAACTACTGGATTTACATTTTTCTTCTGGTTGTTGGTCTTTACGCTGTGTTCGTCAAAGGCAATTATGTGAAACGCATGATTGGCTTGGGGATTTTTCAGTCAGCGGTCTTCTTGTTGTTTATCAGCATGGACAAGGTGGAAGGCGGTACTGGACCTATTTTTCGGGGCGTACCGACTGAAGGGCAGTTATTCGCGAATCCCTTGCCACAAGTTCTGATCCTGACGGCGATTGTCGTGGGTATCGCGGTGACTTCGCTCGGACTTGCGATCGCAATCCGGATTCGAGAGGAATACGGATCAGTCGAAGAGGCAGATACCCGTCGTATGGATGATCAATCATGA